From Streptomyces sp. NBC_00775, one genomic window encodes:
- a CDS encoding VIT1/CCC1 transporter family protein, which translates to MAIIEIEATLHEAHRDNHTHRDVNGGWLRPAVFGAMDGLVSNLALMTGVAGGSVSHQTIVITGLAGLAAGAFSMAAGEYTSVASQRELVEAELDVERRELRKHPQDEERELAELYQSRGVEPELAREVARQLSRDPEQALEIHAREELGIDPGDLPSPTVAALSSFGSFALGALLPVLPFLLGATALWPALLLALIGLFACGAVVAKVTARSWWFSGIRQLALGGAAAGVTYVLGSLFGGAVG; encoded by the coding sequence ATGGCCATCATCGAGATCGAAGCGACACTGCACGAGGCGCACCGCGACAACCACACCCACCGGGATGTGAACGGCGGATGGCTGCGCCCGGCCGTGTTCGGCGCGATGGACGGGCTCGTGTCGAACCTCGCCCTGATGACCGGCGTCGCCGGCGGGTCCGTCTCCCATCAGACGATCGTCATCACCGGGCTCGCGGGCCTCGCCGCGGGCGCCTTCTCCATGGCCGCCGGCGAGTACACCTCCGTCGCCTCGCAGCGCGAACTCGTCGAGGCCGAACTCGACGTCGAGCGACGGGAGTTGCGCAAGCATCCCCAGGACGAGGAGCGCGAGCTCGCCGAGCTCTACCAGTCCCGCGGTGTCGAGCCCGAGCTGGCGCGGGAGGTCGCCAGGCAGCTGTCCCGCGACCCCGAGCAGGCCCTGGAGATCCATGCCCGCGAGGAGCTGGGCATAGACCCCGGCGACCTGCCTTCCCCGACCGTCGCCGCCTTGTCCAGCTTCGGCTCCTTCGCGCTCGGCGCCCTGCTCCCCGTCCTGCCGTTCCTGCTGGGTGCGACCGCCCTGTGGCCCGCGCTGCTGCTCGCGCTGATCGGGCTCTTCGCGTGCGGCGCGGTGGTGGCGAAGGTGACCGCGCGGTCCTGGTGGTTCAGCGGGATCCGGCAGCTCGCTCTGGGTGGTGCGGCGGCGGGTGTGACGTACGTCCTGGGCAGCTTGTTCGGTGGCGCCGTAGGATGA
- the gltB gene encoding glutamate synthase large subunit, with translation MRTPRQPSQHSTNGQKWSFMDARPAAQGMYDPRNEHDACGVGFVATLTGEASYALVEQALTVLRNLEHRGATGAEPDSGDGAGILSQVPDAFFREVAGFELPAAGSYAVGIAFLPEDGIADAVSQIETIAADEDLTVLGWREVPVAPDLLGATARSTMPVFRQIFVADGVSEGIALDRKAFVLRKRAEREAGVYFPSLSARTIVYKGMLTTGQLEPFFPDLSDRRFASAIALVHSRFSTNTFPSWPLAHPYRFVAHNGEINTVKGNRNWMQARESQLVSDLFGDKGLERVFPICTPDASDSASFDEVLELLHLGGRSLPHSVLMMIPEAWENHDSMDPARRAFYQFHSTMMEPWDGPACVTFTDGTQVGAVLDRNGLRPGRYWVTDEGLVVLGSEVGVLDIDPAKVVRKGRLQPGKMFLVDTAEHRIIEDDEIKAALVADKPYTEWLEAGEIELSDLPEREHIVHTHASVTRRQQTFGYTEEELRIILAPMANTGGEPLGSMGTDSPIAALSARPRLLFDYFTQLFAQVTNPPLDAIREELVTSLRSSLGPQGNLLEPTAASCRSVTLRFPVIDNDELAKLIHINADGDMPGMKAATLSGLYRVSGGGDSLAARIDEICTEADAAIENGARLIVLSDRHSDAEHAPIPSLLLTAAVHHHLIRTKQRTQVGLLVEAGDVREVHHVALLIGFGAAAVNPYLAMESVEDLVRAGTFLTGIESEQAIRNLIYALGKGVLKVMSKMGISTVASYRGAQVFEAVGLETAFVEKYFNGTATKIGGAGLDVIAKEVAARHAKAYPASGIAPAHRALDIGGEYQWRREGEPHLFDPETVFRLQHSTRSGSYDIFKKYTDRVNEQSERLMTLRGLFGFKSDRPSISIDEVESVSEIVKRFSTGAMSYGSISREAHETLAIAMNQLGGKSNTGEGGEDADRLYDPARRSSIKQVASGRFGVTSEYLVNADDIQIKMAQGAKPGEGGQLPGHKVYPWVAKTRHSTPGVGLISPPPHHDIYSIEDLAQLIHDLKNANPQARIHVKLVSEVGVGTVAAGVSKAHADVVLISGHDGGTGASPLTSLKHAGGPWELGLAETQQTLLLNGLRDRIVVQTDGQLKTGRDVVIAALLGAEEFGFATAPLVVSGCVMMRVCHLDTCPVGIATQNPVLRDRFAGKAEYVVNFFKFIAEEVREILAELGFRTIEEAVGHAENLDVDRAITHWKAQGLDLTPLFYVPELPEGAALHQVIEQDHGLEKALDNELIKLAADALAADSATDAQPVRAQVAIRNINRTVGTMLGHEVTKKFGGAGLPDDTIDITFTGSAGQSFGAFLPRGVTLRLEGDANDYVGKGLSGGRVIVRPDRGADHLAEYSTIAGNTIAYGATGGELFLRGRTGERFCVRNSGATVVSEGVGDHGCEYMTGGHAVVLGETGRNFAAGMSGGIAYVIDLNRDNVNVGNAGAVEELDDTDKQWLHDVVRRHAEETGSTVAEKLLAEWSVSVDRFSKIIPSTYKAVLAAKDAAERAGLPESEITEKMMEAATNG, from the coding sequence ATGCGTACGCCGCGCCAGCCGTCCCAGCACTCCACGAATGGCCAGAAGTGGTCCTTCATGGATGCTCGCCCTGCTGCGCAGGGTATGTACGACCCCCGCAACGAGCACGACGCCTGTGGCGTCGGCTTTGTGGCCACCCTCACCGGCGAGGCGAGCTACGCGCTGGTCGAGCAGGCGCTCACGGTTCTGCGCAACCTGGAGCACCGGGGTGCCACCGGCGCCGAGCCCGACTCGGGCGACGGCGCGGGCATCCTGTCCCAGGTCCCGGACGCCTTCTTCCGTGAGGTGGCCGGATTCGAGCTCCCCGCGGCCGGTTCCTACGCCGTAGGTATCGCCTTCCTCCCCGAGGACGGCATCGCCGACGCCGTCTCACAGATCGAGACGATCGCCGCCGACGAGGACCTCACCGTCCTCGGCTGGCGCGAAGTCCCGGTCGCCCCCGACCTGCTCGGCGCCACCGCCCGCTCGACGATGCCCGTCTTCCGCCAGATCTTCGTGGCCGACGGCGTCAGCGAGGGCATCGCCCTCGACCGCAAGGCCTTTGTGCTGCGCAAGCGCGCCGAGCGCGAGGCCGGCGTCTACTTCCCGTCGCTCTCCGCGCGCACGATCGTCTACAAGGGCATGCTGACCACCGGTCAGCTGGAGCCCTTCTTCCCGGACCTGTCCGACCGCCGCTTCGCCTCCGCGATCGCGCTCGTGCACTCCCGGTTCTCCACCAACACCTTCCCGAGCTGGCCGCTCGCCCACCCGTACCGTTTCGTCGCGCACAACGGCGAGATCAACACGGTCAAGGGCAACCGCAACTGGATGCAGGCCCGCGAGTCCCAGCTGGTCTCCGACCTCTTCGGGGACAAGGGCCTGGAGCGGGTCTTCCCGATCTGTACGCCCGACGCCTCCGACTCGGCCTCCTTCGACGAGGTGCTCGAACTCCTGCACCTCGGCGGGCGTTCGCTGCCGCACTCCGTGCTGATGATGATCCCGGAGGCGTGGGAGAACCACGACTCCATGGACCCGGCCCGCCGCGCCTTCTACCAGTTCCACTCCACGATGATGGAGCCCTGGGACGGCCCGGCCTGTGTCACCTTCACCGATGGCACCCAGGTCGGCGCGGTCCTCGACCGCAACGGCCTGCGCCCCGGCCGCTACTGGGTCACCGACGAGGGCCTCGTCGTCCTCGGCTCCGAGGTCGGCGTCCTCGACATCGACCCCGCGAAGGTCGTCCGCAAGGGCCGCCTCCAGCCCGGCAAGATGTTCCTCGTCGACACCGCCGAGCACCGCATCATCGAGGACGACGAGATCAAGGCCGCCCTCGTCGCCGACAAGCCGTACACGGAGTGGCTGGAAGCCGGCGAGATCGAGCTCTCCGACCTCCCCGAGCGCGAGCACATCGTGCACACCCACGCCTCGGTCACCCGCCGCCAGCAGACCTTCGGCTACACCGAGGAAGAGCTGCGCATCATCCTCGCGCCGATGGCCAACACCGGCGGTGAGCCGCTGGGCTCCATGGGCACGGACTCGCCGATCGCGGCCCTGTCCGCGCGCCCGCGCCTGCTCTTCGACTACTTCACCCAGCTGTTCGCGCAGGTCACCAACCCGCCGCTGGACGCGATCCGCGAGGAGCTGGTCACCTCCCTGCGCTCCTCGCTGGGCCCGCAGGGCAACCTGCTGGAGCCGACGGCCGCTTCCTGTCGTAGCGTCACCCTGCGCTTCCCGGTGATCGACAACGACGAGCTGGCCAAGCTCATCCACATCAACGCCGACGGCGACATGCCCGGTATGAAGGCCGCGACCCTGTCCGGCCTGTACCGGGTCTCCGGCGGCGGCGACTCCCTCGCCGCGCGCATCGACGAGATCTGCACCGAGGCCGACGCGGCCATCGAGAACGGCGCCCGGCTGATCGTCCTGTCGGACCGTCACTCGGACGCCGAGCACGCGCCGATCCCGTCGCTGCTGCTCACCGCGGCCGTCCACCACCACCTCATCCGCACCAAGCAGCGCACCCAGGTGGGCCTGCTGGTCGAGGCGGGCGACGTCCGCGAGGTCCACCACGTGGCCCTCCTCATCGGCTTCGGCGCCGCCGCGGTCAACCCGTACCTGGCGATGGAGTCCGTCGAGGACCTCGTCCGCGCCGGTACCTTCCTGACCGGCATCGAGTCCGAGCAGGCCATCCGCAACCTGATCTACGCGCTCGGCAAGGGCGTCCTCAAGGTCATGTCCAAGATGGGCATCTCGACCGTCGCCTCCTACCGCGGCGCCCAGGTCTTCGAGGCCGTCGGCCTCGAAACGGCCTTCGTCGAGAAGTACTTCAACGGCACGGCCACGAAGATCGGCGGCGCCGGTCTCGACGTCATCGCCAAGGAGGTCGCGGCGCGTCACGCCAAGGCCTACCCGGCTTCGGGCATCGCGCCCGCGCACCGCGCCCTCGACATAGGCGGCGAGTACCAGTGGCGCCGCGAGGGTGAGCCGCACCTGTTCGACCCGGAGACGGTCTTCCGCCTCCAGCACTCGACGCGCTCCGGCAGCTACGACATCTTCAAGAAGTACACGGACCGTGTGAACGAGCAGTCCGAGCGCCTGATGACGCTGCGCGGCCTGTTCGGCTTCAAGTCGGACCGCCCCTCGATCTCCATCGACGAGGTCGAGTCCGTCTCCGAGATCGTCAAGCGGTTCTCGACCGGCGCCATGTCGTACGGCTCGATCTCGCGCGAGGCGCACGAGACCCTCGCCATCGCCATGAACCAGCTGGGCGGCAAGTCCAACACCGGTGAGGGCGGCGAGGACGCGGACCGTCTCTACGACCCGGCGCGCCGTTCGTCGATCAAGCAGGTCGCCTCCGGCCGCTTCGGCGTCACGTCCGAGTACCTGGTCAACGCCGACGACATCCAGATCAAGATGGCGCAGGGTGCCAAGCCCGGCGAGGGCGGCCAGCTGCCCGGCCACAAGGTGTACCCCTGGGTCGCCAAGACCCGGCACAGCACCCCGGGCGTGGGCCTCATCTCCCCGCCCCCACACCACGACATCTACTCCATCGAGGATCTGGCTCAGCTGATCCACGACCTCAAGAACGCCAACCCGCAGGCCCGCATCCACGTGAAGCTGGTCTCCGAGGTCGGCGTCGGCACGGTCGCCGCGGGTGTCTCCAAGGCGCACGCGGACGTGGTGCTCATCTCCGGCCACGACGGCGGAACGGGCGCCTCCCCGCTCACCTCGCTGAAGCACGCGGGCGGCCCCTGGGAGCTCGGCCTCGCCGAGACCCAGCAGACGCTGCTGCTCAACGGCCTGCGCGACCGCATCGTCGTGCAGACCGACGGCCAGCTGAAGACCGGCCGTGACGTCGTCATCGCCGCGCTGCTCGGCGCCGAGGAGTTCGGTTTCGCGACCGCGCCGCTCGTCGTCTCCGGCTGCGTCATGATGCGCGTCTGCCACCTGGACACCTGCCCGGTCGGCATCGCCACCCAGAACCCGGTGCTGCGCGACCGGTTCGCCGGCAAGGCCGAGTACGTCGTGAACTTCTTCAAGTTCATCGCCGAAGAGGTCCGCGAGATCCTCGCCGAGCTGGGCTTCCGCACCATCGAAGAGGCCGTCGGCCACGCCGAGAACCTCGACGTGGACCGGGCGATCACCCACTGGAAGGCGCAGGGCCTGGACCTGACCCCGCTCTTCTACGTGCCCGAACTGCCCGAGGGTGCCGCGCTGCACCAGGTCATCGAGCAGGACCACGGCCTGGAGAAGGCGCTCGACAACGAGCTGATCAAGCTCGCCGCCGACGCGCTCGCCGCGGACTCCGCGACCGACGCGCAGCCGGTCCGCGCCCAGGTCGCGATCCGCAACATCAACCGCACGGTCGGCACCATGCTCGGCCACGAGGTGACGAAGAAGTTCGGCGGCGCGGGTCTGCCCGACGACACCATCGACATCACCTTCACGGGTTCCGCGGGCCAGTCCTTCGGCGCCTTCCTGCCGCGCGGTGTCACGCTGCGCCTGGAGGGCGACGCCAACGACTACGTCGGCAAGGGCCTCTCCGGCGGCCGGGTGATCGTCCGTCCCGACCGGGGCGCCGACCACCTCGCCGAGTACTCGACGATCGCGGGCAACACCATCGCGTACGGCGCGACGGGCGGCGAGCTCTTCCTGCGCGGCCGCACCGGCGAGCGCTTCTGCGTCCGCAACTCCGGCGCGACGGTGGTCTCCGAGGGCGTGGGCGACCACGGCTGCGAGTACATGACCGGCGGTCACGCGGTGGTCCTGGGCGAGACGGGCCGCAACTTCGCGGCCGGCATGTCCGGTGGCATCGCGTACGTCATCGACCTGAACCGCGACAACGTGAACGTCGGCAACGCGGGCGCCGTGGAGGAGCTCGACGACACCGACAAGCAGTGGCTGCACGACGTGGTGCGCCGACACGCGGAGGAGACCGGCTCGACGGTCGCCGAGAAGCTCCTCGCCGAGTGGTCCGTGTCCGTGGACCGCTTCAGCAAGATCATCCCCAGCACGTACAAGGCAGTGCTCGCCGCCAAGGACGCCGCCGAGCGAGCCGGACTCCCCGAGTCCGAGATCACCGAGAAGATGATGGAGGCGGCGACCAATGGCTGA
- a CDS encoding ADP-ribosylglycohydrolase family protein, with product MEAPTLTDPRTETPTSTDPRTEVPALTDPRAEAPPRTRLRRIEGLLLGLAAGDAAGWPAARHRAARMPEWTRRLTRELDTFAEQNATTTLPVPIALNQPPEPLRLGPSDDAEWAAFAAEAVLRAGEGAALGDLSRERRMRASIDLSWNAIASEVAAAAERAPEVESALLPLRARISVRAGLGNLATGLRPPATGHDNPHYFDDAACVRACVLAVAHPGDPRLAAELAEFDARYTQDGDGVHGARAMAAAVSLALAGADVDACVNAALAELPASTEIGRNTRHALRLARESEGTFALVPLLEHQIVDHVYSYGIAAAETVPVALALATAAQGRIAEAVPAAACLSRVADSAPALAGALTGALGGGATIPAAWRDACRTLSGCALPRLTGTDLIGLADLLEATELATPEG from the coding sequence ATGGAGGCACCCACCCTCACGGACCCCCGCACGGAGACACCCACCTCCACAGACCCCCGCACGGAGGTGCCCGCCCTCACAGACCCCCGCGCGGAGGCGCCCCCGCGCACGCGACTCCGTCGGATCGAGGGGCTTCTGCTCGGGCTGGCCGCGGGGGACGCCGCCGGCTGGCCCGCCGCGCGGCACCGTGCCGCGCGGATGCCCGAGTGGACGCGGCGGCTGACGCGGGAGCTGGACACCTTCGCGGAGCAGAACGCGACGACGACGCTGCCCGTGCCGATCGCGCTGAACCAGCCGCCGGAGCCGCTGCGGCTCGGCCCGTCGGACGACGCGGAGTGGGCGGCGTTCGCGGCGGAGGCCGTGCTGCGGGCCGGGGAGGGCGCCGCGCTCGGGGACCTGAGCCGGGAGCGGCGGATGCGGGCGTCCATCGACCTGTCGTGGAACGCCATCGCCAGCGAGGTCGCCGCGGCAGCCGAGCGCGCCCCCGAGGTCGAGTCCGCGCTGCTCCCGCTGCGCGCCCGTATCTCCGTACGGGCCGGACTCGGCAACCTGGCCACCGGTCTGCGCCCGCCCGCGACCGGCCACGACAACCCGCACTACTTCGACGACGCGGCCTGCGTACGGGCCTGCGTGCTGGCGGTGGCCCACCCGGGCGACCCCCGACTCGCCGCGGAACTCGCCGAGTTCGATGCCCGCTACACCCAGGACGGCGACGGCGTGCACGGCGCCCGTGCCATGGCCGCGGCGGTGTCGCTCGCCCTCGCCGGAGCCGACGTCGACGCCTGCGTGAACGCCGCCCTGGCCGAACTCCCCGCATCGACGGAGATCGGCCGCAACACCCGGCACGCGCTGCGGCTCGCCCGCGAGAGCGAGGGCACCTTCGCTCTCGTCCCCTTGTTGGAACATCAGATCGTCGACCATGTCTACAGCTATGGCATCGCGGCCGCCGAAACCGTCCCCGTCGCCCTCGCCCTCGCCACCGCCGCGCAGGGCCGGATCGCGGAAGCGGTACCCGCCGCCGCGTGTCTGTCCCGCGTCGCCGACTCCGCCCCGGCTCTCGCCGGAGCACTCACCGGCGCGCTCGGCGGCGGCGCCACGATCCCCGCCGCCTGGCGCGACGCCTGCCGCACGCTGTCCGGCTGCGCGCTCCCCCGCCTCACCGGTACGGATCTCATCGGACTCGCCGACCTCCTGGAAGCCACGGAACTGGCCACCCCAGAGGGATGA
- a CDS encoding ADP-ribosylglycohydrolase family protein, producing the protein MASIACIPSVPAPGDAADLRERARGALLGLAVGDALGAPAENMKPSEIRAKWGRITGYVAEHPAGTDDTEYAIFSGLLLARHGSALTVAHVESAWHQWIADRDEGPFKGAGFSERGTLENLRRGLAAPISAQHRHAWSDGLAMRAAPFGVFAAGRPAEAARLVAIDGSVSHDGEGIYGGQAVAAGVAAAMAGAPTIAVVASALAVIPDDSWTARSLRRAVAVAHRGERAVRSAVVIGGYPWTDLAPEAVALAFGAYAAADGAFTESVLTAVNMGRDADTTAAVAGALAGATHGASSIPAAWAAAIGPARGSCLPSMEGHHVLDVADLLTPGDDGKWGAGRRTRGAGRGGGAGGFVRDPGGEWSLPAPDAYALPHPDAYALPYAPPHAFPDTDANALPYADAYVLAADDDEVRP; encoded by the coding sequence ATGGCTTCCATCGCCTGCATTCCCTCGGTCCCGGCGCCCGGGGACGCCGCCGATCTCCGCGAACGGGCGCGCGGCGCGCTGCTCGGACTCGCCGTCGGGGACGCGCTGGGCGCGCCCGCCGAGAACATGAAGCCGTCGGAGATCCGTGCGAAGTGGGGACGGATCACGGGGTACGTCGCCGAGCACCCGGCCGGGACGGACGACACCGAGTACGCGATCTTCTCGGGGCTGCTGCTGGCCCGGCACGGCTCGGCGCTCACCGTGGCCCATGTCGAGTCGGCCTGGCACCAGTGGATCGCGGACCGCGACGAGGGCCCGTTCAAGGGTGCGGGCTTCAGCGAGCGCGGCACGCTGGAGAACCTGCGCCGGGGCCTTGCGGCGCCGATCTCGGCTCAGCACCGGCACGCCTGGAGTGACGGCCTGGCCATGCGCGCGGCCCCCTTCGGCGTCTTCGCGGCCGGCCGCCCGGCGGAAGCCGCGAGGCTGGTCGCCATCGACGGCTCGGTGAGCCATGACGGGGAGGGCATCTACGGCGGCCAGGCGGTCGCCGCGGGCGTCGCGGCGGCGATGGCGGGCGCCCCCACGATCGCGGTGGTCGCCTCCGCGCTCGCGGTGATCCCGGACGACTCCTGGACGGCCCGCTCCCTGCGCCGGGCGGTCGCGGTGGCCCACCGGGGCGAGCGCGCGGTCCGCTCGGCCGTCGTCATCGGCGGCTACCCGTGGACCGACCTCGCCCCCGAGGCCGTCGCCCTCGCCTTCGGCGCCTACGCGGCCGCCGACGGCGCCTTCACCGAGTCCGTGCTCACCGCCGTGAACATGGGCCGCGACGCCGACACGACGGCGGCGGTCGCGGGCGCCCTGGCCGGCGCGACACACGGCGCCTCGTCGATCCCGGCCGCCTGGGCAGCGGCCATCGGCCCGGCCCGGGGCAGCTGCCTCCCCTCGATGGAAGGCCACCACGTACTGGACGTGGCGGACCTGCTGACGCCGGGGGACGACGGGAAGTGGGGGGCCGGGAGACGCACCCGAGGTGCGGGCAGGGGTGGGGGCGCGGGTGGGTTCGTACGAGATCCGGGCGGCGAGTGGTCCCTCCCCGCCCCGGACGCGTACGCACTGCCCCACCCTGATGCGTACGCACTGCCCTACGCGCCTCCCCACGCGTTTCCCGACACGGACGCGAACGCGCTTCCCTACGCCGACGCGTACGTCCTCGCCGCCGATGACGACGAGGTACGACCGTGA
- a CDS encoding chitosanase → MKRGRLLLLAVLPLVAAAVYFFTPGPSGADEAAGHPGARQDAERTDAEGLAAPDKKELAQQIVASAENSTLDWRSAYSYIEDIGDGQGYTAGLIGFCTGTHDLLVLVEHYTKDHPGNGLARYLPALRKVDGTDAHEGLDPGFPAAWREEASVPAFRAAQDAERDRVYFDPAVRRAKNDGLGTLGQFIYYDAMVMHGPGTGATGFYGLRTRAMAQADTPAEGGSEKAYLDIFLDIRRAAMKSEHAHHDTTRIDTAQRKFLYDGNLDLRTPLEWKVYGETYKVP, encoded by the coding sequence ATGAAACGAGGTCGTCTCCTGCTGCTCGCGGTCCTCCCCCTCGTCGCGGCGGCGGTCTACTTCTTCACCCCCGGGCCCTCGGGCGCGGACGAGGCCGCCGGGCACCCGGGGGCCCGCCAGGACGCCGAGCGCACGGACGCCGAGGGCCTTGCCGCGCCCGACAAGAAGGAACTGGCCCAGCAGATCGTGGCGAGCGCCGAGAACTCCACGCTGGACTGGCGCAGCGCCTACTCCTACATCGAGGACATCGGCGACGGCCAGGGCTACACGGCGGGCCTCATCGGCTTCTGCACTGGCACCCACGACCTGCTCGTCCTGGTGGAGCACTACACGAAGGACCACCCGGGCAACGGCCTCGCCCGCTATCTCCCCGCCCTGCGCAAGGTCGACGGCACGGACGCGCACGAGGGCCTCGACCCGGGCTTCCCCGCGGCCTGGCGCGAGGAGGCCTCGGTGCCGGCCTTCCGCGCGGCCCAGGACGCCGAGCGCGACCGCGTCTACTTCGACCCCGCGGTCCGCCGCGCCAAAAACGACGGCCTCGGCACGCTGGGCCAGTTCATCTACTACGACGCCATGGTCATGCACGGACCGGGCACCGGCGCGACCGGCTTCTACGGCCTGCGCACCCGCGCCATGGCCCAGGCCGACACCCCCGCCGAGGGCGGCTCCGAGAAGGCCTACCTCGACATCTTCCTCGACATCCGCCGGGCGGCCATGAAGTCCGAGCACGCCCACCACGACACGACCCGCATCGACACGGCCCAGCGGAAGTTCTTGTACGACGGCAACCTGGACCTGCGTACGCCGCTGGAGTGGAAGGTGTACGGGGAGACGTACAAGGTGCCGTAG
- a CDS encoding glutamate synthase subunit beta → MADPKGFLNHGREVAKSRPVDVRLKDWNEVYVPGSLLPIISKQASRCMDCGIPFCHNGCPLGNLIPEWNDYAYREDWSAASERLHATNNFPEFTGRLCPAPCESACVLGINQPAVTIKNVEVSIIDKAWDTGDVAPQIPERLSGKTVAVIGSGPAGLAAAQQLTRAGHTVAVYERADRIGGLLRYGIPEFKMEKRHINRRIEQMRAEGTRFRTGIEIGRDLKATDLRKRYDAVVIAAGATTARDLPAPGRELKGIHQAMEYLPLANKVQEGDYVAPPITAEGKHVVVIGGGDTGADCVGTAHRQGAASVTQLEIMPRPGEERNAGQPWPTFPMLYKVTSAHEEGGERVYSVSTTHFEGDEDGNVQWLHLVEVEFIDGKLTQKPGTERKIPAQLVTLAMGFTGTDVENGVVSQFGLELDARGNIARDAEFATNVPGVYVAGDAGRGQSLIVWAIAEGRSAARGVDRFLTGASDLPAPIRPTDRSLMV, encoded by the coding sequence ATGGCTGATCCCAAGGGCTTTCTGAACCACGGCCGTGAGGTCGCCAAGTCCCGTCCCGTGGACGTGCGTCTCAAGGACTGGAACGAGGTCTACGTTCCGGGCTCGCTGCTCCCGATCATCTCCAAGCAGGCCAGCCGCTGTATGGACTGTGGCATCCCGTTCTGCCACAACGGCTGTCCGCTGGGGAACCTGATCCCCGAGTGGAACGACTACGCGTACCGCGAGGACTGGTCCGCCGCGTCCGAGCGTCTGCACGCCACGAACAACTTCCCGGAGTTCACCGGCCGACTGTGCCCGGCCCCTTGTGAGTCCGCGTGTGTGCTGGGCATCAACCAGCCCGCCGTGACCATCAAGAACGTCGAGGTCTCGATCATCGACAAGGCGTGGGACACGGGCGATGTCGCCCCGCAGATCCCCGAGCGCCTGTCGGGCAAGACGGTGGCGGTCATCGGTTCCGGCCCCGCCGGTCTCGCCGCCGCCCAGCAGCTGACCCGGGCCGGACACACGGTCGCCGTGTACGAGCGCGCCGACCGCATCGGCGGCCTGCTGCGCTACGGCATCCCCGAGTTCAAGATGGAGAAGCGGCACATCAACCGCCGTATCGAGCAGATGCGCGCGGAGGGCACCCGCTTCCGTACGGGCATCGAGATCGGCCGCGACCTCAAGGCGACGGACCTGCGCAAGCGGTACGACGCGGTCGTCATCGCCGCCGGTGCGACCACCGCCCGTGACCTCCCGGCCCCCGGCCGCGAGCTCAAGGGCATTCACCAGGCCATGGAGTACCTGCCGCTGGCCAACAAGGTCCAGGAGGGCGACTACGTGGCGCCCCCGATCACGGCCGAGGGCAAGCACGTCGTGGTCATCGGCGGCGGCGACACCGGCGCGGACTGCGTGGGCACCGCCCACCGCCAGGGCGCGGCCTCGGTGACGCAGCTGGAGATCATGCCGCGACCGGGCGAGGAGCGGAACGCGGGCCAGCCCTGGCCGACGTTCCCGATGCTCTACAAGGTCACCTCCGCGCACGAGGAGGGCGGCGAGCGCGTCTACTCCGTCTCGACCACCCACTTCGAGGGCGACGAGGACGGCAACGTCCAGTGGCTGCACCTCGTCGAGGTCGAGTTCATCGACGGCAAGCTGACCCAGAAGCCGGGCACGGAGCGCAAGATCCCCGCCCAGCTGGTGACGCTGGCCATGGGCTTCACGGGCACCGACGTCGAGAACGGCGTCGTCTCCCAGTTCGGCCTGGAGCTCGACGCCCGCGGCAACATCGCCCGCGACGCCGAGTTCGCGACCAACGTCCCCGGCGTGTACGTCGCCGGTGACGCTGGCCGAGGCCAGTCCCTCATCGTCTGGGCCATCGCGGAGGGCCGCTCGGCCGCCCGCGGGGTCGACCGCTTCCTCACGGGCGCGAGCGACCTGCCGGCCCCGATCCGCCCGACGGACCGCTCCCTGATGGTCTGA